The sequence GCAAACTGCCCCACCACCAGCGACTGCCGAAACGCCTGCCCCGATTTCACCGACAAACCCAGCGAGAGCGACGTGCTTTTCAGCACCCGCGCCGGTCGGAACGACGACAGGAAAAACGCCGGGTAGAGACCCGTCAGCAGGCTCACCAAGCCCGTCAGGCCAGCCAGCATCAGCCAGAACCGGGGTTCGTCAGCCGGGATACTCAACTGTTTGCCCGACAGGTCATTGAACAGCGGTAACAGGCTCTGCAACAGCAGCAACGCCGTCCCCACGGCCAGGCTCGTCATCAGCAGGGCCTCGCCCAGAAACTGCGCAATCAGGCTGATGCGCGTTGCCCCAACGGCCTTGCGGACACCCACCTCCCGCGCCCGCTGCGCCGCTCGTGCCGTGGCCAGGTTGATGAAGTTGACGACCGCAATCAGGAGCACGATAAGGCCCACGGCCAGGAAAATCCGTACGTAGAGGATGTCGCTCCGCTTGCCCCAGTCGGTCTGGAAATCAAACTTCGACTTGAGGTAGATGTCGCCCAGCGGTTGCAGAAACAGGGTTGTTGTGCTGTCGCCATTGTAGCGGTTAAGTTGGTGGCTCAGTTTATCGGTAAACGCGGCGAGGTTAGTCGACGTACCCACGCGGTCCGTATTGAGCAGGAGATAGGTGTGGTAGCTGTTGCTGCTCCATTTCTGACTCCATTCATCGTTTTTTTCCTCCCACGCGAGGGGCAGCAACACGTCGAACTGAAGGTGCGACCGAACCGGCGGATCTTTCACCACGCCCGACAGCGTAAAAGCCTGCTCGCCGTTGAAGGAAATGGGTTTGCCAATAATGCCCATCCGCGCCCAATTAGCGCCAAACAGCCGCGCCGCCATGCTTTCGCTGATCACCAGATCGTTGGGGCTCCGCAGCACTTGCTGCCGGTTGCCGGCTACCAGCGGGAAATCGAACAGGCTAAAAAGCGTAGGGTCGACAATCAGCGCATGCTCGGCTTCAGCCACCTGCCGCCCCTGACTGAGCACGCCTCCCCACTGTTTAATCCGCAGCGTTTGAGCCACTTCGGGGAAATCACGGCGGAGCGCGGTGGCAAGTGGTCCCGGCGTCACGACCACGTCATGCCAACCGTCGGCCTGTTTCTGGTGCTCGGCGAGGCGGTAGATGCGGTCGAAGTTGGTGTGGAAACGGTCGTAGCTCCATTCATCGACCACATAAAGCCCGATGGCGGTGCAGCAGGCCAGCCCCAGCGCCAGCCCCACGATGTTCATGCCCGAATAGACCTTGTTTTTCCACAGGTTCCGGACGGCGATTTTGAGGTAATTCCGTAGCATAGTCGTTGGGGGGAAATAGCGGGGAAAGGCAGGGATGGCGGGGAATGGCAGGGAAGCGAGGTCGTTGCGTATCCATGCCATCCTCGTCGTTTCCCCGCTATCCCCGCTTCTTAGTCGCTGCGAAGGGATTTCACGGGGTCCATCAGGGCGGCTTTGATGCTGTGGAACGAGACCGTCAGCAGGGCAATCAGCATAGCGGACAGACCAACGCCCACGAAGACCCACGGGCTTATAACGACCCGGTGGGCGTAGTTGGCCAGCCAGCTATCCATCCCGAACCAGGCGAGCGGCACGGCAATAGCCAAGGCAATGAGCACCAGTTTAACAAAGTCGCGCGAGAGTAACAACACCAGACCCGGAATACTGGCGCCCAGCACCTTACGCACCCCAATCTCTTTGGTCCGCTGCTCGATCATCAGCAGGGCAATGGCAAACAGGCCGATGCACGACAGCACGATGGCGATGCCCGCCGCCAGGCTCAATACCTGCGAGAGCTGCTCTTCATCCTGGTACCAGGCGTCGACGTTTTCGTCCAGAAACGAGCCCATGAATTCCGCCTGCGGCGCGACCTCGGCCCACGTCTTTTTCAATTTCTCCATGGCCCCCGCCAGGCTCTGCGGCGCCACCCGGACGAAGACATAGCGGATAGGTTCGTTGTTGGACAGGTACAGCATGATCGGGTTGGCGCGTTCGGCAACCGAATAGAGCCGAAAATCGGGTACCACCCCAATGATTTGCAGTTTGTCAGTATCGTCGCCGAGTAACGTACCTACGGGGTTCGCCACGCCCATTTGCCGGGCCAGGCTCTGCGTGACGATGATCCGACGCGAGGAATCGGCGGCGTAGGCGCGGTTGAAATCGCGCCCGGCCAAGATTTTTATGTTCAGGGTTTTCAGGTAGTCGTAGTCGATCAGCAACCCGTCGGTGCTGAGCGGTTTCCCCTTGTGCGTAAACCCAATCGTACTACGTGAGCTGACCCGGTCTTTGCCCCGGCCCAGATTGATACCCGTACCCGTCACGGCCAATACCGTCGGGTCGTTGGCTAGTCGGTTACGCAAACGGTTCAGCACCTGCCGGCCATCCACCTGATTACCCACCGGAATACTGATTACCTGCTCTTTATCGAACCCGAGCGGGCTACTCCGCAAATACCCTACCTGCTGGAAAGCGATAATGGTGCAGCAGGCGAGCAGGCACGATAGCGCAAACTGCGTGACGATGAGCGCATTCCGCATCGCACCGGGCCGTTGGGTGGTTAATTTGCCTTTCAGCACCTCGATGGTGTTGAACCGGGCCATTTGCCAGGCCGGATAGCCGCCCGCCACCAAGGTGACCAGCCCCACCACCGCCAGACTCATGCCGATGAAGCCGGGTTGTAGCATGGTAGCCAGCTTCAGTTTCGCCCCAAACTGCGCGTTGAAAGCGGGTAGCAGCCCATTAGCCAACACCGCACCCAACACAAAGCCCAGCAGACAAACCAGCCCCGATTCGCTCCAGATCTGAAGGAACAAACTGCCCTTGAGCGCTCCCAGCGATTTACGCACACCTACTTCCCGTGCCCGCGTAAACGACCGCGCAATGCTCAGGTTGATGAAGTTGATGGAGGCAATAGATAGGATAAAAAACGCCATGCCCATCAGCACATAAATCACGGCCACGGGCGTGCCTTTGTTGTCGCTCATTTCACGGTTGAAATGCACGTTGGCGAGAGCTTGCAGGCGAACGGCAAACAGATCGCCCTTGGCATCGGGCTGCGCCTTTTTCTTCTTCAGTTCGTCAATGTCGGTCTGAAAGTATTTCTGGGTAAAGGCTTTCAGGCGCGTTTCCAGTGTGGACTGACTCAGTTGGGGCGGCACTTTGAGGAATACCTGTAGCGACCGGTCTTCCCATTTCGTTTTGCCAGCGGCGTAGCCGGGTGCATCCTCAATCCGAACGAGCGCGTCGAAGCGCACCGAGGAGTTGTCAGGTACGTCGGCCAGAACGCCCGTTACGATAAAATCACGTTGCGCGCCATCGCTCCCAAGCCGCAGCCGCTTACCCACGGGATTAACCCCGCCAAACAGGTCGTGGGCCATGTTTTCGCTGATGACCACGCTGCCCAGTTCACGCAGAACCACATCCCGATTGCCGCTGAGCAGTGGAAAGGAAAACAGCTTCAGGAAGCCGGGATCGGTGTAGTTGATCAGCTTATCGACGTACTTGCCGTTGGCTTCAACCAGCGTTTTGCGCCCGATCTGCACCCGGGCGGTGGCGTCCAGTTCGGGAAAATCGGCGGTAAGGGCCGGCCCCATCGGCAGCGGGAACGTACCTGATTTCGTGGGCCGTTCGGGATCGTTGGCGGCGAGGTACAGTTGAAAAATCCGGTCGCCATCTTCGTGAAACGAATCGTAGGTCAGGTGTACGTAGGCTGTCAGCAGCAGGAACACGCTGATGCAGAACGCCACCCCCAGCCCGACCAGGTTAATGGCTGTGTAGCCCCGATTTTTCCAAAGGCTGCGAAGCGCGATTTTGAGGTAATTACGAAGCATATAGTGCCCGATTAACTGATTTGCCAACGGCTAATCCAAACGCCGTACCAAACAAATAAATACCTGATTATCAGCAGTATATTAATCCGAATAGACATGAATTGTCCGCAAGTGGACAGCTAAATCGCATTTGCGGACAGTGGGGGCAAGCGCCATAGACTTTCTGAGCGCCGCGTTTCTTACCCCGTCTCCTCTGCCTGTACTATTCCGCTCGTAATGAATTCGCCGGGTTTAGCAGCGCAGCACGGACGCTTTGGAAGGAGACGGTCAGTAAGGCAACAGCGATGGCCAGCGTACCGGCACCCGCAAATACCCACCACTCGACTTCGACTTTGTAGGCGAACCCCTGTAACCAGCGGTTCGTGGCCCACCAGGCCAGCGGCGAGGCGATCACGATGGCAATCAAAACCAACTGCACAAAATCTTTGGAGAGCAACGTCACGATGCTGCTTATGCTGGCGCCCAGCACCTTGCGCACGCCAATTTCTTTCGTACGCTGTTCGGCCATGAACGTTGCCAGCCCGAACAGCCCGAGACAGGCAATCAGGATAGCCAGCGCGGAGGCTACGGTAAACACCTGCCAATACTGCTGCTCGCGCTGGTACTGCTGATTGTAGCGCTCATCGACGAAGGCAAACACAAAGGGGTTACCCGGAAAAGCAGCTTTATAGCGTTGTTCGATCTCAGCCAGTTTACGCCCGATCTGGTCGGTCGTCAGTTGCACGGTCAGGTCGGCGACAGCCCGGCGGGGCAAATAAATGGTGGGCTCAATGAGTTGCTGTAACCCCTGATGATGGTAGTCTTTCACCACCCCGACCACCTCGAAGGTACCCCCCCAGCTAATCGGTTGGCCCGCCGCCTCAGCCGCCGAGATGAAACCCAGCTGCCGGGCGGCCGTTTCGTTGACCAGCACCTTCTGGCTCTTCTCCCAAGCCAGTTCGGCCTCGCGGGCGCTGAAATTCCGGCCCGCCACCAACGCTATTTCGTAGGTAGGCAAGTAGCGTTCGTCGATAACGAGCATAGCGTAGCCTTTTTTCGCGTCGTCGGGCCGGATCGGCGCCCCGTTCCCCTGCTGCTTTCTGACAATCCCGTTCGTTGTGAAATCGAGCGGATTACCGGGCGTGTTTCCCTGGCACAGCCGCTGCACGTACGGGCGTTGCACCAGTTGCTGCTCAAACAGCGCCTGCCGGGCGGCCAGTTGCGCATCGTCGCCGACCGAGGGTCGCTGAATGACCAGACGCTGATCCAGCCGGACGCCCAGCGCTTTATTCTGCATGTACGTCAGTTGCCGATACAGCACAAAGGTGGCGGCAATCAGGGCGACCGATGCGCTGAACTGAGCGACGACCAATCCCTTGCGGAGCCAGGCACCCCGGCTCGTCGGCAGCCAGCCTTTGAGCGTCTGCACCGGTTTGAAGGCCGTCAGCGTACCGGCCACGTAGGCCCCCGACGCCAGCGCGCCCGTCAGCAGCAACCCCACACCCGCCAGCCAGAACGGATCGGACCGCAGCACAGCCAGCGACAGGTTTATCCGAACAAACTGGTTGTAGCTGTCCTGCACGACAACAACCAGCAGCAACGCCAGCCCAAAGCCAAGGCCGTTGACCAACAGCGACTCGCCCAGAAACTGGCCCACGAGCTGCCGTCGCCCGGCCCCGATCACCTTCCGAACCCCCACTTCTTTACCGCGCTTGAGCGCCCCCGCCGTGGAGAGATTTACGTAGTTGAACCAGGCGATGAACACGATCAGCGTAGCCAGCGCACTGAGCAGGTATACAAAGCCCAGACTCCCGCCGGTAGGGTACGGATCGCTCAGCCTCTGCGCCAGGTGCAGATTGCCCGCCGGTTGAAGCAGCAGGCGGCTCTTATCGTTGGGATTGGCCTGCTGCTTGAAGGCGTTGAATTTGGCCTCCAGGGCGCGAGGGTCGGTCTGGGCGTTGGTTAGTTGTAAAAACGTCGTCAGGTAATTGCCGTCGAAGCCATCGAGCCGGGCCCAGTCGTTGCCGTTTAGATTGGCCGGGTTGGCCAGCGTCTGTAGCGCGAAGATGGCATCGAACCGCAGATCGGAGTTCGTGGGCATATCGGCATAGACGGCCGTGACGGTGTAGCGCATTTTGCCAAACCGGTTGTAGAGCATCAGCGACTGCCCCACAGCCTTTTCCGTACCGAAATACGTGCGTGCTTTGGTGGCCGACAGGGCTACCGTACTCGGCTCCGCAAGGGCGCTGCCAGCATTGCCCTGCACCAGTGGAAACGTGAAGAGCGAAAAGAAGCTGGCATCGGCATAGACCAGTTTCTCTTCGCGAAACGGCTGAGGCGGCCCGTTTTTTCGATCAATGGCGATAATGCCGTTGGCCGAATGTTCAGCGATCCGGCAGTAGTCGCGCACGTCGGGGAACTGCTGTTTGGCCAGCGGCGCCACCGCCGGAGCCAGATCGGTATATGTGTCGCCGTCTTCGTTTTGCCCCGTCAGCCGGTAAAGCGTGGGTAAGTTGGTATGAAACGCGTTGACGCTTCGTTCAAAGCTGACGTATTCCAGAATCAGCAGAAATGTGGCCATGCCGAGGGCCAGCCCCGCGATGTTGACAACCGAAAAAACCTTGTCGGTCCATAGTTTACGGAGGGCAATAGTGAGCGTAGCGCGGAACATAGTGGTGGTTGGTTAAGGAGTTTGGGGGGTACGTTCGGCCATGCTCAGCCCGTCTTTAGCACCCGTTACGACAAGCATCAGTTGGGCCGGGCTGGGCGCGGTGTTTCTGACGAGGGCTGCCGATCCAGCCGAAAACCGAATCGTCTGCGCGTCGCCCGGCCGGAACGTACCCAGCCAGACGACTTGCCCGTCGGCCCGGCGCTCGGCGAGCGTGACAGGTACGTTGCCAACATTGCGGGCCTGCACGGCGAAAGCACCACGCTGGTTACCGCCCAGCTCAAACTGCTTGCCCGGCTGAACGGTCAGCGCCGACTTAAGCAGGTTCATCTGGCACCCGCAACAAACCACCAGCAACAGGGCTGGCAGGGTGCGTTTCAAGGACATCATGGTACAGCGGTTAACAGAGGAAAGCGCCTGTAGACGAATTACCGTTTGGCCACGTTGATGACGGTCGCGTGGGCTGAATTCACCGCGTTCACCGTTTGCGCGTTGACCCGAACGGTGGCGTTGGCCTGCGTGACCACGTCGGCGGTTTGGGTGATCAATCCCTCAGCGCTGACGGTCCCGTTGGCGGAGCTAACCAGCTTGAACGTATCGGCCCGGCCCCGTAGCGTTACCTCGCCATTAGCTTCGTTGGCTAGCTCGAAGGTTCTGTTCTGCAAGCCGCTGACCACCACGTCGCTGTTGGTGTCGTGCGTAAGGCGGTTTAGCTGCGGCGTTTTGACCACGACCCGAAGCGAGGCCTTGCTGATCCAGAACCGCTTGTTCTGGTCCGCTTCCACAAACAGCCGGAGGGTGCCGTTTTCACTCACGATCCGCACCAGCGGTTGCAGGTTATCGTCGGCGCTCAACGTTACCGACGATTCTGACCCGCCGACCTGCACCGTGACCTCCGCCGGGAACTGCGAAATCTCGATAGCGTCGAACGCCGCCACGGTTTTGGTCGACCGAATCACCTGACCACTGCCGCGCAATTCCCTTGCCGGCTCATATTTCCCGCTTTGTGCATGGAGCCCGAGAGGCACCATCAAAGCCATCAGCATAACTGTCGTTTTCATGAATAAGGGGATTAGTCGCTCCGTAAGGATTTAACCGGGTTCATCAGCGCCGCCCGGATACTCTGGAAACTAACCGTGGCGATGGTGATCAGCAGGGCAACGAGCGCCGTCAGCACGAAAACCGACGGGCCAATCTGGATCTGGTACGCAAAATTTTCGAGCCAGCGCTGCATCACGTACCAGGCCAGTGGCGAGGCAATGACAATGGCGATGACGACCAGTTTCAGGAAATCGCCCGACAGCATCAGCACGACGTTGCCCACCGTGGCGCCCAACACTTTCCGAATCCCGATTTCTTTGGTGCGCTGCTCCACGTTGAACGACGCCAGCCCGAAAAGGCCGAGGCACGAGATCAGGATGGCGATAAACGTGAAGTAGCCCACCACGGTCGCCAGCCGGGTTTCGGCCACGTAGTTTTTCTGAAACTCATCGTCCAGAAAGCTATAGGCAAACGGTTCGCTGGGGTTGACTTTTTGCCAGGCGGCTTCCACCGACCGCAGTACGGCCTGCATATCGCCCGGCTTGGCCCGCGCTACCACGTAGTTGTAGCTGCCCCCGTTCAGCGTAAAGGCGTAGGGCGTAATGGGCAGGTGCAGGTCTTCAAAATGAAAATCCTTGACCACGCCCACGATCGTGAAGCCTTCGCGGGTGCCACTCCGCTCGGTATACGCTTTCTGGCCGATGGCTGCCTGCGGGGAGGCATACCCCAATTCGTTTACGGCCCGCTCGTTCAGGATGACGTTGCCGGTATCGGCTGGGTACGTTCGCGAAAACAACCGACCCGCCACGGGCCGAATCGCCAGGGTGTTCAGGTAGTCGAAATCGATGCGGTTGGTCCGGGTACGTTCGGCTTGCTGCACCGTCTGCCCTTCGCCATAAAACGAAGCATCTTCGGGATTAAAAATGCCCGGGTAATAGGCCGACGCCCCCACCGACGCGATCTGCACGTTGCTGGCCAGCGCATTTTTCAGGGCGGTGTAGCTGGCTTTGGCGGTGGCGCTTCGCAGCGGAATCACCAGTTGCTGCTCTTTGGCAAAACCCAGGTCCGTCGAGCGCAGGAACGTCATCTGCTGCCCAATCACCAGCGACGCGATGATCAGAATGGCCGACAGCGTAAACTGGAACACCACCAGCCCCCGACGCAGCGACACGGCGGCCAGGCCGCTGGCGCGGCCTTCGCGGCCTTTCAGCGCCAGTATGGGCCGGAACGACGACAGGTAAAAGGCGGGGTAACTTCCCGCCAGCAGACCCGTGAACAAACTGAGCCCGAAAAAGCCGCTCAGCAGTATCAGCAACTGGCCTGCTGAGAAATGAACCGTTTTACCCGACACCTGCTCGAATACCGGAATCAGTAGCCACGTAAAGCCGAGCGCCAGCCCGAAAGCGAAAACGCTGAACAGGAACGACTCGCTCAGAAACTGCCCCACCAGCGCCCCCTGCGCGGCACCCAATGCTTTCCGGATGCCCACCTCACCCGACCGTTTGGCCGAACGAGCCGTGCTCAGGTTCATGAAGTTGATGCAGGCGATCAGCAGCGTAAAGACGGCCACCGACAACAGAATGTACAGGTACGTCAGGCTGCCGTTGGGCGTTACGTTGTGGGGCAGGTCGGTATGCAGGTGAATGTCAGTCACGGCCGTCAGGAACTGCCGTTTGTCGAACCCCGCCGCCTGCAGGTCTTTGCGCATGTACTTGTCCACAAAAGCCGGGAGCTTGGCCTCTAGCTTGCGGGCATCGGTGCCGGGTTTCAGCTTCAGGTACGTGAAAAACATGTTGTTGCCAGCCATGCCCGTCTGGCCTTTCACGTATTGCTCCAGTCCGCCGCCCGCAAACGACAGGAAAAACCGGGCGTTGATGTGCGAAGGGACCGTGCCCGGCCGGAATACGCCCGTAACCGTGTAGTCGTTGTCGCCGTTGGTGTTGCTTTCCACATGCACCACCTTGTTGAGCGCCGGTTCGTTCCCAAAGAGTTTATGAGCGATTTCTTCCGACAGCACAATGGTGTGGGGGGCCACCAGGGCCGATTCGCCCCGCCCTTCTACGAACGCATAGTTGAAGAAGTTAAAAAACGTTGGGTCGGCCAGGTACCCGTCGGTTTCATAGAAAATGCGCCTGGTGTTGGCCGGCCCATCGTAGCGCAGCAACGTTTTGTCTTCCGCGAAAAGACCGACCAGCCGCGTTGTGCTGCCGATTTCGGCGTATTCCTGCTTGAGCGCGTCGGCAACGGGATACGGCGTGGCCGCGGTCTTCTTCTCACCGTCGGGCCTGACAAACACCGTCCCGATCTGGTACAGCTGCCCCACCTCGGGGTGCTGCGTATCATAGCTGAGCTCGTCGTAGACGTAAAGGCTAATGAGCAGGCAGCACGACAGACCCGCCGCCAGGCCAAGAATGTTGATGAACGAAAAGACCTTGTGCTTGACAAGATTCCGCCAGCTGATTCGGAGATAGTTTGATAGCATAGGATAGAGGGGATTGGCTAGGGGTTATGGGCAAAGGGCGGAGAAAGAGGACCTGGGAATCGTCACCCTACGCCACGCGCGCGTTGCCCCCAGCCCTGTATTATTCGGCCCGTAAACTCTTGACTGGATTCATCAAGGCGGCTTTGATGCTTTGGAAGCTCACCGTCAGCAGCGCGATCGCCACCGCCAACGTACCTGCGAGAGCAAACACCCACCACTCGATATCGATCTTGTAGGCAAAATCCTGCAACCACTGGCGCATGGCCCACCAGGCGAGCGGCGAGGCAATCACGATGGCAATCACCACCAGCTTCAGGAAGTCTTTCGAGAGCAGCGCAATTAGGCTGGGCACGCTGGCGCCCAGCACCTTCCGCACGCCAATCTCTTTGGTGCGCTGTTCGGCTGTGAACGCAGCCAGGCCAAACAAGCCCAGGCAGGCGATGAGTACGGCCAGCGCGGCGAACGTCAGCGCCAGCGTACCGATGCGCTGTTCAGCGCGGTACATGCGGTCGAAGCCGTCTTCCATAAATTCGTAGCTGAACGGCTGTTCCGGCACCAGCGCCTTCCATTTCGCCTCGATCTGACGCACCAGCGCGGGCAGGTTGGCGCTGTTCAGCCGGAAGGCCGCGCCGCCCGAGTTTGGATTGAGCACCATGCTCAGCCCACCGATGTTTTGCCGGAGCGATTCGTAATGAAAGTTCTTGATGATCCCGATAACTGTGTACGTTTTGAACGTCTTCAACTGCCCATCGGCGTAGGAAGCGATGCGTTTACCCACAATCGAGTTGCCGCCAAACAGCTTCGCAGCCGTTTCGTTGAGGATGATAGCCGACGAATCGGAGCCAAACGAGCGAGAGAAGTCACGCCCCTGTACCACCTGCATGCCAAATGTTTTGATGTAGTCGTGGTCGACCCCCCAGTTCTGCATGTTAACGGCCTTGGCCTGCTCGACCTGTCCTTCCGGGAAAAACGACGTGTTGCTTCGGTTGCTGGGCGTGGGCAGATAGCCCGACACCGACCCGCTAACGACCCCCGGCAATTGCAGCACCTCCTGTTTGAAGGTTTCAGCGCGTTTATCCAGCACGTTCACCCCGTTGACGGTCAGCACATGGTCGCGC comes from Fibrella aestuarina BUZ 2 and encodes:
- a CDS encoding ABC transporter permease; its protein translation is MLRNYLKIAVRNLWKNKVYSGMNIVGLALGLACCTAIGLYVVDEWSYDRFHTNFDRIYRLAEHQKQADGWHDVVVTPGPLATALRRDFPEVAQTLRIKQWGGVLSQGRQVAEAEHALIVDPTLFSLFDFPLVAGNRQQVLRSPNDLVISESMAARLFGANWARMGIIGKPISFNGEQAFTLSGVVKDPPVRSHLQFDVLLPLAWEEKNDEWSQKWSSNSYHTYLLLNTDRVGTSTNLAAFTDKLSHQLNRYNGDSTTTLFLQPLGDIYLKSKFDFQTDWGKRSDILYVRIFLAVGLIVLLIAVVNFINLATARAAQRAREVGVRKAVGATRISLIAQFLGEALLMTSLAVGTALLLLQSLLPLFNDLSGKQLSIPADEPRFWLMLAGLTGLVSLLTGLYPAFFLSSFRPARVLKSTSLSLGLSVKSGQAFRQSLVVGQFALAVGLVIGSVVIYRQLAFMQTKKLGFDKSQLLYVRMKGNLRTKALTFKREIEQVPGVASAAATTSNLVDITNSSDVEWEGQRADDKFLMTQMNVDADFLKTTGMQLATGRNFSWRIPSDTSATLGAFMINETAARRMGWTPATAIGKRIKFWGPTGIVVGVLKDFHFRPLRVAIEPFLFRFRPDNPYFTLLVKTKAGASMPKTIADVSKRYSQYERNSPISYGFVDQELDAQYRAEQRTGRIILYFSILSVFVSCLGLFGLATFTAESRTKEIGIRKVLGASVASVVVLLSKDFLKLVVIAIVIASPLAWWAMDTWLTDFVYKIQLDWWMFAGAGTLAVAIALLTVSFQSVKAALLNPVKSLRTE
- a CDS encoding ABC transporter permease — its product is MLRNYLKIALRSLWKNRGYTAINLVGLGVAFCISVFLLLTAYVHLTYDSFHEDGDRIFQLYLAANDPERPTKSGTFPLPMGPALTADFPELDATARVQIGRKTLVEANGKYVDKLINYTDPGFLKLFSFPLLSGNRDVVLRELGSVVISENMAHDLFGGVNPVGKRLRLGSDGAQRDFIVTGVLADVPDNSSVRFDALVRIEDAPGYAAGKTKWEDRSLQVFLKVPPQLSQSTLETRLKAFTQKYFQTDIDELKKKKAQPDAKGDLFAVRLQALANVHFNREMSDNKGTPVAVIYVLMGMAFFILSIASINFINLSIARSFTRAREVGVRKSLGALKGSLFLQIWSESGLVCLLGFVLGAVLANGLLPAFNAQFGAKLKLATMLQPGFIGMSLAVVGLVTLVAGGYPAWQMARFNTIEVLKGKLTTQRPGAMRNALIVTQFALSCLLACCTIIAFQQVGYLRSSPLGFDKEQVISIPVGNQVDGRQVLNRLRNRLANDPTVLAVTGTGINLGRGKDRVSSRSTIGFTHKGKPLSTDGLLIDYDYLKTLNIKILAGRDFNRAYAADSSRRIIVTQSLARQMGVANPVGTLLGDDTDKLQIIGVVPDFRLYSVAERANPIMLYLSNNEPIRYVFVRVAPQSLAGAMEKLKKTWAEVAPQAEFMGSFLDENVDAWYQDEEQLSQVLSLAAGIAIVLSCIGLFAIALLMIEQRTKEIGVRKVLGASIPGLVLLLSRDFVKLVLIALAIAVPLAWFGMDSWLANYAHRVVISPWVFVGVGLSAMLIALLTVSFHSIKAALMDPVKSLRSD
- a CDS encoding ABC transporter permease — its product is MFRATLTIALRKLWTDKVFSVVNIAGLALGMATFLLILEYVSFERSVNAFHTNLPTLYRLTGQNEDGDTYTDLAPAVAPLAKQQFPDVRDYCRIAEHSANGIIAIDRKNGPPQPFREEKLVYADASFFSLFTFPLVQGNAGSALAEPSTVALSATKARTYFGTEKAVGQSLMLYNRFGKMRYTVTAVYADMPTNSDLRFDAIFALQTLANPANLNGNDWARLDGFDGNYLTTFLQLTNAQTDPRALEAKFNAFKQQANPNDKSRLLLQPAGNLHLAQRLSDPYPTGGSLGFVYLLSALATLIVFIAWFNYVNLSTAGALKRGKEVGVRKVIGAGRRQLVGQFLGESLLVNGLGFGLALLLVVVVQDSYNQFVRINLSLAVLRSDPFWLAGVGLLLTGALASGAYVAGTLTAFKPVQTLKGWLPTSRGAWLRKGLVVAQFSASVALIAATFVLYRQLTYMQNKALGVRLDQRLVIQRPSVGDDAQLAARQALFEQQLVQRPYVQRLCQGNTPGNPLDFTTNGIVRKQQGNGAPIRPDDAKKGYAMLVIDERYLPTYEIALVAGRNFSAREAELAWEKSQKVLVNETAARQLGFISAAEAAGQPISWGGTFEVVGVVKDYHHQGLQQLIEPTIYLPRRAVADLTVQLTTDQIGRKLAEIEQRYKAAFPGNPFVFAFVDERYNQQYQREQQYWQVFTVASALAILIACLGLFGLATFMAEQRTKEIGVRKVLGASISSIVTLLSKDFVQLVLIAIVIASPLAWWATNRWLQGFAYKVEVEWWVFAGAGTLAIAVALLTVSFQSVRAALLNPANSLRAE
- a CDS encoding GIN domain-containing protein gives rise to the protein MKTTVMLMALMVPLGLHAQSGKYEPARELRGSGQVIRSTKTVAAFDAIEISQFPAEVTVQVGGSESSVTLSADDNLQPLVRIVSENGTLRLFVEADQNKRFWISKASLRVVVKTPQLNRLTHDTNSDVVVSGLQNRTFELANEANGEVTLRGRADTFKLVSSANGTVSAEGLITQTADVVTQANATVRVNAQTVNAVNSAHATVINVAKR
- a CDS encoding ABC transporter permease, with protein sequence MLSNYLRISWRNLVKHKVFSFINILGLAAGLSCCLLISLYVYDELSYDTQHPEVGQLYQIGTVFVRPDGEKKTAATPYPVADALKQEYAEIGSTTRLVGLFAEDKTLLRYDGPANTRRIFYETDGYLADPTFFNFFNYAFVEGRGESALVAPHTIVLSEEIAHKLFGNEPALNKVVHVESNTNGDNDYTVTGVFRPGTVPSHINARFFLSFAGGGLEQYVKGQTGMAGNNMFFTYLKLKPGTDARKLEAKLPAFVDKYMRKDLQAAGFDKRQFLTAVTDIHLHTDLPHNVTPNGSLTYLYILLSVAVFTLLIACINFMNLSTARSAKRSGEVGIRKALGAAQGALVGQFLSESFLFSVFAFGLALGFTWLLIPVFEQVSGKTVHFSAGQLLILLSGFFGLSLFTGLLAGSYPAFYLSSFRPILALKGREGRASGLAAVSLRRGLVVFQFTLSAILIIASLVIGQQMTFLRSTDLGFAKEQQLVIPLRSATAKASYTALKNALASNVQIASVGASAYYPGIFNPEDASFYGEGQTVQQAERTRTNRIDFDYLNTLAIRPVAGRLFSRTYPADTGNVILNERAVNELGYASPQAAIGQKAYTERSGTREGFTIVGVVKDFHFEDLHLPITPYAFTLNGGSYNYVVARAKPGDMQAVLRSVEAAWQKVNPSEPFAYSFLDDEFQKNYVAETRLATVVGYFTFIAILISCLGLFGLASFNVEQRTKEIGIRKVLGATVGNVVLMLSGDFLKLVVIAIVIASPLAWYVMQRWLENFAYQIQIGPSVFVLTALVALLITIATVSFQSIRAALMNPVKSLRSD